From Rhopalosiphum padi isolate XX-2018 chromosome 2, ASM2088224v1, whole genome shotgun sequence:
TCATGCGGTGCACGCCATCGGTGATCGCGGTGTCTTACCGTATAAACCCAGTACTCCTATCGGTTAGTACCCTCCATATTTACCACCTATATCTATAATGATATgtggaattaataatttatttgtaaaaatatcgtAAACACACAAAAAATCAATTGATATTTGTGGTCGAttgcaaattaatttttgtggTGCACTTTACCCTTGGTTCAAATTAGTTCAAATTAATCAATAGGTAGATtatgattatgaaaaaaatgtgctTAGAACTTATTTATACGCCATGTTATTTGATAAcgataacttatataataataattataataataccaataaactactaaaaatattaaataatacaaaaagtgtaattttcatattataatgttaccaATAGTGTCGATGtgagtataaatatttactacattCAGTTCGAGGACATTTAGTCTTGATGTATTTCTCTGTGTCgacttgtatttttatttaaaatgtatattttttttaataacgtttGACACTTGATTCGGTAAAACCATATAgctctaaataaattaaatataattgaaaattaaaataatttaaaattctactgATGATCACAATGATCACATGTTGTAATTATCAGATCAATTAGATTTAGAAGTTCCATgtttaaagaatttatttatattagatccATAATAACGTCGAACTTGTAGAATTGTAATTGAcagaatattgaatttattaaactcTCAAaggacataaaattaaattaaaaattttaagtgagATAACTTTTAATAGCAGAACATTTTTGTCaaataaaagtttcattttAAATCTGTCACCttttttaaaacagaaaaaactTCTTAATCCTTCTATTAATCATCGTTTATACTGAAATATTACCAGACAGATTACcctttataaaaacataatattatgtgcaatatGCCTCGAGAGtcgagaataatattatcaggAAAATGCAACGAATGCGTTTTCTAAATTGCTATATGTGACCTTTAACATCTTTTAATCGTATTCTCTCCCTCTCTTTTACAGGTGCCCTAGATACATGGACAGTAAACATCGTTCCTAAAAACTTAAGTAAGAATGGCAGGTATCAAAGCCAGTCTATTATGAAATGCATATCAAAACCGTTCGAACAAACGTTTCGTcttcaagtaatttttttttaattttttttgtttttatatatttatttcaaattataaacctTTTTccatatttataggtacatttaccAAGAAATCAGTTATACGTATCCCGAATAAGTCCAAAAACACCACTAAACAACATTCTTAAGCAAGTATGTTTCGAGAAAAATCTTGATTCCACCAAGTATACATTAAGAAAACCAGGTATGTTTTTATTaggttattttatcattattttattattataagtacatataggTCCATGTTTGTCAATTGTAGTGTTGAATTCCTAGAAAAATCATActtaatgaatacatttttaaaatttaaaccataAAACTAACGCCAATAAAAACTTTTGTACAGGTACTAATttactattgaaatattaatttataaaatattgttcatgagcttaactatttttcaaattgaaacaaaaaaccaatatttgtcATAATATGACGTAATGGTAATGgccaatatatagtttattttatgacCTTTTAGTGAATAACTTTACCGATTACTAATTGTAACTAGTAGGTAGTAAGCAGTATACCTACTGCTACTTCACACATAACGCAATCTTAGTAATTACGACTGCATGAAACCAATAATTGCTATTTAAtgttcaactattttttttagtattaatacattaataaccagttaattaatcaatattataataaatacaaaatatatcgtaaaataatctattattctattatttttatttatattttatcatatggcTTATTAGaaatgtatgattaaaaataataaataatatataaactatgtaGGTGTGTACTTATGACTGAACTGTGATAAGatgttaataatatgtgtatactgtaaCAAGTTAACTTGAAAATTAACACAAAATTAGTTAGTCGttacagaatttaaaaaatttataacgtCATATTGACACTGACACTTTTAGCAtatcacaaataataaatattattacacattgtacactattattattatgactcctgtataattaagttttaaaagctattatcaatatatatcaacacttttcatatttttggttaaaatgtaatacctgaatttaaaattttaaatatttaacttataagttataattattattatatatattaactaccttataaactaaatgttttttttctgtacatttttataagaaaattgtatGATTAACGAAaccatttatatttcaataaatattaaagacttGCATCAGCGTATTATTTATGGTAATCTgactatactcgtatataaatcattttgttttcaaatcaaGTCacctttttttacatttttcaatatccAAACACTTCAAGAAACAGCTTTCGCATTATTTTCCACGAATCTTCTTTGCCGATGCTACTATTATTGAACTTCATTGAGATTCTATTCGACGCGCACAAAATTGTttcttaacatattatatttgcacCTGAATTCCATGCATTTCGTTGTCAAGTACTTCTATGTTATCTTATCTATCAATGTAAactcgtaaaaataattaaacaacagATACACTGTTTTTTCCATACATAGTATCATGAACAATAACTAACAATTCAcacattttttgttgtttttttttttaagacaaatTGAACGAGCCCTTGGACTTGAGTAAAACATTAGTTGAGTATAAACTACAACAATTGTCTCTGGTGTTGAATACTAATCGCACTCTCATCGGCGGCCTATCCTCAGATGACATTATGTCCCGGGCCCCTAAAAAATTTTCGGTAacgtataaaacattttattataatttatttatttaataaaatggaaATTATTTCACTCgcctttataaataatttttataaaatatctaaatacctacaaattcgatatatttttataattataattaaatataacaactgAATTACCTGATCTTCTTtacagaataaatattttgaaaaaaaatagtaaaaattaaaagaactatatttttaatacaacacttaaataattatatcctagtacctacctagctataatatataacttattaatacattttgttagtttgacttgaaaaaattatacttacatttaaaacttaaatgtatgaatatgtTAACAGTGTGATGATAGTTTGAGTAGTGGTAGTTTGGGTGGTAGAAGTTTGAGTCCCACTAGATCAGATGAATCCTCAGACACTCCACGTCGCCCACTAATGGTCAAAGTATTACCATCTAGACCAGTCCGAAAGAGAAGACTAGCACCAAAACCACCATCGGTAAGAAAATTTACacgtttaatttaaatctagtcaatttatacgtttttgatgaaaaaccaatacaaaaaaaaattctagcaaCAACGAAATTCTCcagaacaaacaataatatcacaTTCGCGAAATAGTTCTGATAGTAGTGGATACCACGAATCATCAGTCCTTAGCGATGCAAACGATtgcaggtaaaataaaaaatatcttaatttaatatttataacaatattaattaaaatatatcttaaaattcaaatatcaatattttttaaaaacaattcaaattcATATAAATCTTATGGTGCTCTGTAttgatttacttttttttttgttacgatTAGTGTTGGAATGACGAGGACTGGAAATTGTTCTCCTACCAAAACGTCTGGCCCAACCATGTCGCGTTCAATGACCAATCTTCAAGCTTGCGGACAAAATCAGAACCAGTTCTCTGAAATACCTTTTATGTCTAACAACATAGGTCAATCAAAACACTCGGTATCGACTACATCACTTATATCAATTCAAAGTGAGTACATAACGATTTGTTTTCACcataaacaatgtataaattaaaataataatgatttaaatatattctaatatttttttaattataaatataatattaaaaaatatatatattaataattatcaattttataatttgatgtgttattttaatattcacctAAGACCTAActatcgtaaaaatatattataaataagtttttcatATTCTTAGGTCGTAAAAAGAAAGCTGCACCCCTTCCACCTCTACTAAATAAACCTAAACTTGCACCACCGCAAGAAGAACCTGAAAGTGAACCAGAAATACAGAGAAAATCACAAACACTGCCTGTtactacaaaaatgtatatagcaGATCCAcaagaaaaatcaaaaactgtTTCCAGAATAGAACTGAACAATAATGTAGTTGAACCTAATCTATCCCCAGCAACATCCTCGTTGTCATCACTTAGTCGATCAGATGTAGATAGAGGTATGTTACCCATAACACCAACTGTCctaaaatattccaaaatgcCCTTAAGCTTTTTATCTAGTGATTCAgctcataaatataaatcttcagTAACACTAAACAATGTAGATAATAACCCATGTTACAATAGTCAATTCAAAACTGAGTCTtggaatacatttttgaaacatCTAAATGATGTTTTAGCTTGTAAAAATGAAGAGTATGTTTAAAAACCCTGCTACtgtaatactatgtatataatattattattctttacatGATTTAAATCCTAGCTTGCTTAGCttaactatgtatattaaaaccCTATCTAGATTTGACTGAACCCACATCTCCCACATCCTCGATTGTAATAGGTTGTAAATACTTATCAAAATTGGAAGTGAAATCGAAAAGACCGGCGCCTAAACCACCTATGCGATCTTCGACTATAAACCAATCAGAGGCATCCAATCCACTTGGAGATTTGACAACAGTACCTCGATTATCTTCAGGTGCTTTACTAAACTTCTTCTTTCATTTTTCTATGCTTGATatgcttatttaaattaaggtgttggaagaaatttaaatattaaaaccacaTAGATAATTTAAACGTGGTATGATATAGGTTCCACTGCCGACGAAGACGAATTGCGTATGGATGATGAAGAAATCGATCGTATATTTGGAGATGCAACTAGTGGTTACGATACACCATCTATCGTTACTATTAAAGAAAACAACACAGACGTTACAGATATTGATTGGGAATACAAATTACCTGATCCTCCTTCAGCATTTAGGGATGACCATTCTCCTACAATGACGATGTTCGATACAGTAACCATCGGTAACCTTAAAGATGTCGTATTTCAAGAGGAACCTACTATTAATCCAATAAAAGTTAAAGAAGATAGCATCACAGCTGAAGagtctgtaaaaaaaataattggagaCGAATACCATTGTTTCCCTCAAGACTCGGGGATTGGATCAGATGATTCATCATTACCGTCGAGTTGTGAAGAAAAAATACATGCAGATGAAAAACCTGTTAAAATTGTAGAACCAAAAGAATctaaactaaacaattttaaaattgtggcTTATGATGAAGATTGCTCTAGACCAACAGAGATATTCTGTGATGAGTCGGTTAAAACATGGAAGACAACACAAATAGCTCGAGAATCAAATCCCGCGTACAAAACGCAAACGACGAACTTGGTTAATAGGCACAAATCGTTCAGTATGGATAGAACTAACTTGTCTGTAACAGTCAAACGAAGTACGTCACATATAAGTCTTTTAAGTGGTAATATAAAACCATCGAATCGGCTGGCCAAACACTATATTGGACGAACTTATTCCTCTGAAAGACTTAATTACGATGACAAGTCTCCAGTGAAAAGATCATTCAGTGTAGATAACATAACAGAAGGTtagttaaatatcaaaaaatttttttatctaaatttaaaatgacttTTACCGATTTTATTATAGATGCGCGAGAAAATTGCCAAGACGACAATGAAATCGaaataataccaaaaaaaattgaacctaCATTAGAACAATCTTCTCCCTTACACTCACTTCaggtatttttttcatttcaacatttttactaagctatttacacacacacccacacacactcacacacacacacaggtatataacaaacattacagttaaatttatactaaaacaacttctaatcattattatattccaGATATTAAAAACGATCCTTCCTCAAATTGAAGATCATAAagaaaacacaataaataacaatttaaggtaaaaaaaattttattgttgATCTTAAACTCAGCTTTAATTTTTCAGTGAGTAAACCTCATTATTTAGAACTTGGATTTATAAGCAAAAAAAGGAACTAATTGAAGcgatatgttttataattatttgacgtatgatatacttaataaaaattatttaaaaaaacaaacattacttttaaacaataaatcaattctgaattttgaattatttactataagaaacactcaaataattaaaatctaacaaacttttaataatgtatattatttaatgcaatatgtttttaataatgtctactaaaaacaacaatttcaattttagtaATCTTGAATAATTATCTAAAGAGAGATGTAACTATATCAAcgcactatttattttttctttacagATAGTCTAACCCACGCTCTATGTATTTCAATTCGTATGTTAATCTTAAGTAtaagtttgtaaaatattacaatttaaaaatgctcatgcatcattgaaacattttaatattgtaattaatgtttGATGATAGAAAGTtaacacacaataatatgtttcgctgaacacaaatttgcaAATGTGGGTGGGTCAGTTAGAGAATACAAATACTATGCTGACATCCTTTTGAATTGAATTTGTTGATTTACTTCACGCtaaatatgcatattgcatGCGTATGctataataaacaaacatgcaaatgcatataATTTTGTCTCTACTCATTGTaatacatagttttacatattttattatttacattttattgaaatatgtaaGAAAATTCGTCTGTggatatacaacattatttgtcttaaaaatttaattacactggtatttaaaatataattttaaatgcaattacttcttttaaagtagttttaccatttattctatgtatttattatcaatcagtcatttttaaaaattattgagacCAAGTTAACGATTGACATTACTAATTTATGCCATCATTCTGTGAGGCTGAGTACTTATAATTTGTCGAATAAAatcctatatttttataatatacactacaaGGTTAATTAAATtaggttaatttttatttgtctatttaataaatgtataatataatatgtatatatactatatattccaTGTCGCATATTTActcattcaattataaattattttatagttttgatgAAGTTTCTAACATTCCAAATACATCGCTTTCGgaaacaacattaaaaaaaagcaaCGAAGGTCCGTTGATTGAGAAGGTACTCGAAACGAATGAGTCAAAACCAAAAATAGAAACAATGGAATTCAATGATTTACAAACGCGGGTGGCTTTTCTAAAACCTGTGACAGTAGAAATGCCAGCTACCGTAAAACATGTTCAATCCATAAATAAACTTCATGAAGAGcctagtaaaattaataatataaatatgcaatGTGAATTTCGTAATAACAAACCGGAAATTCAAATACCAGTCAATAAAGACGAAAAAGTTAAAAGGTATTTGTACACGGGTCCCCCAAAAATCAGTCTATCCACGTGGAACGAACGTCCTAAAAGGCAGGTCAGCATCAAAACTGATCGAGACTACGTTATTGGCATTAGACAAAGGTTACAACGAAAGGCCGATGATAATGCGAACAAGTCGTTAGATGAAGACCTCTGCAACAAGCCTGTGTCCAGGGTACCGATAGTGAAGTCTGTCGAACTGAAAAAACCTTATGCTGAACAATTACAAACGGCTAGCCCGGTTCTGGATTTGTCCGAAGCGATCAAAGTTGAAGCAAAGCTCAGTAATGAACTGAAGAAACCTTACGTTGAACAATTGCAAGCGGTTAGCCCGGTTCTAGCCCTGTCCGAAGCGATTAAAGCTCAAGCCAAACTCAGTAATGGCTACAGTTACCATGGCAGTACGATCATGTTGACCGGTGAAAATGACGACAACGTAATATTAAGACCGTTGGATAAGAAATCATCCACTGACAGTTCGTATACTTTTGGTAAACTAATGGGCCGGCAAAGAAAACCTAGGGAAATTTCAACGAACGTCGACCCCAGGGAAAATCTACTCGAGTCAATTAGATGCTTCGGGGGCAGAGACAACCTAAGAAAAATTAGAGCATAGTTCCAATAGACTTATTACTAAAAACACTAACATTTTACTCAATTATTatcaaacgatataatattataattatatgttatgagCCCTTGTGCAATAGAcagttttgtttgttttgtacTAAAGCCACAAAGACGTTACATAAaggtcaattatttttaaagatttctaTAATCTGTGGCTTATTATTTgatctataaattaatgattgcAGTTTATTAAATAGCAGCATGtccaaattcaaaaatattgttttgattatttatcaCTCACTCGTGTAATTTGTTCTTGTTccttgattttttataaaaatatgtcagATCAAAATCACGAAACCAAAATGTGTACTCTGGTTCCAATTATTGCAATTTCATTTTGTTAGAGATtgccaattttaaattaaataactgcaTTATAAACTACTTGGCGCTCAACAAAACTTTTCGTTTGCAATCAGTTTTGTTTTCTGTGTTTCTGTTGTAAACGAAACACTGACTAACGCCTACTGATGCTCATTATAggtgtaatatattttctaatttagttgtcctgtttattattttttctttcgtGTTTATACAAAGTTATAgactcgataataatattatagtcataatcATAACCAAATATTTGTGacaatttgtattttcattatatattttattcatttgctcaatatttctaaaattttagatatcgtttaaattgataattttggaGTTGTTTTCGTTAaccaaaatgatattttaaataatattatgttacgtaTCTacgttattatcatttatcataaattattcacTATAATAGTCGTTTATTAgatagattattattgttacgacCAAGGTGGatatatggatatatatatatatatatatccaccttggTTACGACCTATAGGAGCTAATATAATAGTGctcattgttatttatattgtatgtagtatgtatttcatttttttttttacgtatttgtTTTACAGAATActctttaatacattatttatactgatactaatacaaatattggaatttaattaaagggaaaatattaaaacacccAAAGTTTATAGactaaaattatgtacatttttattattattttatgtttgattgttttgtgttatgtaaataaaataatgtatactgttatttaatgttattgttttgataaattgtaACCATAAGtccataatgaattattatgaatatataataacaatatactttaccaatgtttattcttaaatattggtgaaaatctaaattaatacaAGACTCGCCATTGTAAAACTATTCAGTTATATAGCTATTGGCTATaaagtaaaagtattaaaacaaatatttatcaatattaaaagtataagtatattgttttataaaattaaaaacataataaagaagaaatttatttacaaaaacataaatttacctACAcacatatgaaaataataaattcttcagaatatttttattatatttgttggttcaatcataattgtattatacgttattattactatatattatatatttattatactatatttgtattatattaatacgttatttaaaatttacgccagagttataatttaatttaaatttaatttcagagcaaaaattacatttgtagagtaaaatgtgtattatattagttacatgcatataaaataatttagtacttTCCAAAAAAgctaaatcaaattattttaaacctatATGT
This genomic window contains:
- the LOC132919883 gene encoding cordon-bleu protein-like 1 isoform X4, coding for MNVLCLKLRRKHQVWSPEMTENIKYSKAFHSKADQSNHIEQLRQTMSLQMPVTEDTPPDMLSGAMDLNVILPNGSVIKMSVERSTPMMDLLVQITTAHKLSPGSHAVHAIGDRGVLPYKPSTPIGALDTWTVNIVPKNLSKNGRYQSQSIMKCISKPFEQTFRLQVHLPRNQLYVSRISPKTPLNNILKQVCFEKNLDSTKYTLRKPDKLNEPLDLSKTLVEYKLQQLSLVLNTNRTLIGGLSSDDIMSRAPKKFSCDDSLSSGSLGGRSLSPTRSDESSDTPRRPLMVKVLPSRPVRKRRLAPKPPSQQRNSPEQTIISHSRNSSDSSGYHESSVLSDANDCSVGMTRTGNCSPTKTSGPTMSRSMTNLQACGQNQNQFSEIPFMSNNIGQSKHSVSTTSLISIQSRKKKAAPLPPLLNKPKLAPPQEEPESEPEIQRKSQTLPVTTKMYIADPQEKSKTVSRIELNNNVVEPNLSPATSSLSSLSRSDVDRGSTADEDELRMDDEEIDRIFGDATSGYDTPSIVTIKENNTDVTDIDWEYKLPDPPSAFRDDHSPTMTMFDTVTIGNLKDVVFQEEPTINPIKVKEDSITAEESVKKIIGDEYHCFPQDSGIGSDDSSLPSSCEEKIHADEKPVKIVEPKESKLNNFKIVAYDEDCSRPTEIFCDESVKTWKTTQIARESNPAYKTQTTNLVNRHKSFSMDRTNLSVTVKRSTSHISLLSGNIKPSNRLAKHYIGRTYSSERLNYDDKSPVKRSFSVDNITEDARENCQDDNEIEIIPKKIEPTLEQSSPLHSLQILKTILPQIEDHKENTINNNLSFDEVSNIPNTSLSETTLKKSNEGPLIEKVLETNESKPKIETMEFNDLQTRVAFLKPVTVEMPATVKHVQSINKLHEEPSKINNINMQCEFRNNKPEIQIPVNKDEKVKRYLYTGPPKISLSTWNERPKRQVSIKTDRDYVIGIRQRLQRKADDNANKSLDEDLCNKPVSRVPIVKSVELKKPYAEQLQTASPVLDLSEAIKVEAKLSNELKKPYVEQLQAVSPVLALSEAIKAQAKLSNGYSYHGSTIMLTGENDDNVILRPLDKKSSTDSSYTFGKLMGRQRKPREISTNVDPRENLLESIRCFGGRDNLRKIRA
- the LOC132919883 gene encoding uncharacterized protein LOC132919883 isoform X1, which encodes MNVLCLKLRRKHQVWSPEMTENIKYSKAFHSKADQSNHIEQLRQTMSLQMPVTEDTPPDMLSGAMDLNVILPNGSVIKMSVERSTPMMDLLVQITTAHKLSPGSHAVHAIGDRGVLPYKPSTPIGALDTWTVNIVPKNLSKNGRYQSQSIMKCISKPFEQTFRLQVHLPRNQLYVSRISPKTPLNNILKQVCFEKNLDSTKYTLRKPDKLNEPLDLSKTLVEYKLQQLSLVLNTNRTLIGGLSSDDIMSRAPKKFSCDDSLSSGSLGGRSLSPTRSDESSDTPRRPLMVKVLPSRPVRKRRLAPKPPSQQRNSPEQTIISHSRNSSDSSGYHESSVLSDANDCSVGMTRTGNCSPTKTSGPTMSRSMTNLQACGQNQNQFSEIPFMSNNIGQSKHSVSTTSLISIQSRKKKAAPLPPLLNKPKLAPPQEEPESEPEIQRKSQTLPVTTKMYIADPQEKSKTVSRIELNNNVVEPNLSPATSSLSSLSRSDVDRDLTEPTSPTSSIVIGCKYLSKLEVKSKRPAPKPPMRSSTINQSEASNPLGDLTTVPRLSSGSTADEDELRMDDEEIDRIFGDATSGYDTPSIVTIKENNTDVTDIDWEYKLPDPPSAFRDDHSPTMTMFDTVTIGNLKDVVFQEEPTINPIKVKEDSITAEESVKKIIGDEYHCFPQDSGIGSDDSSLPSSCEEKIHADEKPVKIVEPKESKLNNFKIVAYDEDCSRPTEIFCDESVKTWKTTQIARESNPAYKTQTTNLVNRHKSFSMDRTNLSVTVKRSTSHISLLSGNIKPSNRLAKHYIGRTYSSERLNYDDKSPVKRSFSVDNITEDARENCQDDNEIEIIPKKIEPTLEQSSPLHSLQILKTILPQIEDHKENTINNNLSFDEVSNIPNTSLSETTLKKSNEGPLIEKVLETNESKPKIETMEFNDLQTRVAFLKPVTVEMPATVKHVQSINKLHEEPSKINNINMQCEFRNNKPEIQIPVNKDEKVKRYLYTGPPKISLSTWNERPKRQVSIKTDRDYVIGIRQRLQRKADDNANKSLDEDLCNKPVSRVPIVKSVELKKPYAEQLQTASPVLDLSEAIKVEAKLSNELKKPYVEQLQAVSPVLALSEAIKAQAKLSNGYSYHGSTIMLTGENDDNVILRPLDKKSSTDSSYTFGKLMGRQRKPREISTNVDPRENLLESIRCFGGRDNLRKIRA
- the LOC132919883 gene encoding uncharacterized protein LOC132919883 isoform X3, which gives rise to MSLQMPVTEDTPPDMLSGAMDLNVILPNGSVIKMSVERSTPMMDLLVQITTAHKLSPGSHAVHAIGDRGVLPYKPSTPIGALDTWTVNIVPKNLSKNGRYQSQSIMKCISKPFEQTFRLQVHLPRNQLYVSRISPKTPLNNILKQVCFEKNLDSTKYTLRKPDKLNEPLDLSKTLVEYKLQQLSLVLNTNRTLIGGLSSDDIMSRAPKKFSCDDSLSSGSLGGRSLSPTRSDESSDTPRRPLMVKVLPSRPVRKRRLAPKPPSQQRNSPEQTIISHSRNSSDSSGYHESSVLSDANDCSVGMTRTGNCSPTKTSGPTMSRSMTNLQACGQNQNQFSEIPFMSNNIGQSKHSVSTTSLISIQSRKKKAAPLPPLLNKPKLAPPQEEPESEPEIQRKSQTLPVTTKMYIADPQEKSKTVSRIELNNNVVEPNLSPATSSLSSLSRSDVDRDLTEPTSPTSSIVIGCKYLSKLEVKSKRPAPKPPMRSSTINQSEASNPLGDLTTVPRLSSGSTADEDELRMDDEEIDRIFGDATSGYDTPSIVTIKENNTDVTDIDWEYKLPDPPSAFRDDHSPTMTMFDTVTIGNLKDVVFQEEPTINPIKVKEDSITAEESVKKIIGDEYHCFPQDSGIGSDDSSLPSSCEEKIHADEKPVKIVEPKESKLNNFKIVAYDEDCSRPTEIFCDESVKTWKTTQIARESNPAYKTQTTNLVNRHKSFSMDRTNLSVTVKRSTSHISLLSGNIKPSNRLAKHYIGRTYSSERLNYDDKSPVKRSFSVDNITEDARENCQDDNEIEIIPKKIEPTLEQSSPLHSLQILKTILPQIEDHKENTINNNLSFDEVSNIPNTSLSETTLKKSNEGPLIEKVLETNESKPKIETMEFNDLQTRVAFLKPVTVEMPATVKHVQSINKLHEEPSKINNINMQCEFRNNKPEIQIPVNKDEKVKRYLYTGPPKISLSTWNERPKRQVSIKTDRDYVIGIRQRLQRKADDNANKSLDEDLCNKPVSRVPIVKSVELKKPYAEQLQTASPVLDLSEAIKVEAKLSNELKKPYVEQLQAVSPVLALSEAIKAQAKLSNGYSYHGSTIMLTGENDDNVILRPLDKKSSTDSSYTFGKLMGRQRKPREISTNVDPRENLLESIRCFGGRDNLRKIRA
- the LOC132919883 gene encoding uncharacterized protein LOC132919883 isoform X2, with the translated sequence MNVLCLKLRRKHQVWSPEMTENIKYSKAFHSKADQSNHIEQLRQTMSLQMPVTEDTPPDMLSGAMDLNVILPNGSVIKMSVERSTPMMDLLVQITTAHKLSPGSHAVHAIGDRGVLPYKPSTPIGALDTWTVNIVPKNLSKNGRYQSQSIMKCISKPFEQTFRLQVHLPRNQLYVSRISPKTPLNNILKQVCFEKNLDSTKYTLRKPDKLNEPLDLSKTLVEYKLQQLSLVLNTNRTLIGGLSSDDIMSRAPKKFSCDDSLSSGSLGGRSLSPTRSDESSDTPRRPLMVKVLPSRPVRKRRLAPKPPSQQRNSPEQTIISHSRNSSDSSGYHESSVLSDANDCSVGMTRTGNCSPTKTSGPTMSRSMTNLQACGQNQNQFSEIPFMSNNIGQSKHSVSTTSLISIQSRKKKAAPLPPLLNKPKLAPPQEEPESEPEIQRKSQTLPVTTKMYIADPQEKSKTVSRIELNNNVVEPNLSPATSSLSSLSRSDVDRGCKYLSKLEVKSKRPAPKPPMRSSTINQSEASNPLGDLTTVPRLSSGSTADEDELRMDDEEIDRIFGDATSGYDTPSIVTIKENNTDVTDIDWEYKLPDPPSAFRDDHSPTMTMFDTVTIGNLKDVVFQEEPTINPIKVKEDSITAEESVKKIIGDEYHCFPQDSGIGSDDSSLPSSCEEKIHADEKPVKIVEPKESKLNNFKIVAYDEDCSRPTEIFCDESVKTWKTTQIARESNPAYKTQTTNLVNRHKSFSMDRTNLSVTVKRSTSHISLLSGNIKPSNRLAKHYIGRTYSSERLNYDDKSPVKRSFSVDNITEDARENCQDDNEIEIIPKKIEPTLEQSSPLHSLQILKTILPQIEDHKENTINNNLSFDEVSNIPNTSLSETTLKKSNEGPLIEKVLETNESKPKIETMEFNDLQTRVAFLKPVTVEMPATVKHVQSINKLHEEPSKINNINMQCEFRNNKPEIQIPVNKDEKVKRYLYTGPPKISLSTWNERPKRQVSIKTDRDYVIGIRQRLQRKADDNANKSLDEDLCNKPVSRVPIVKSVELKKPYAEQLQTASPVLDLSEAIKVEAKLSNELKKPYVEQLQAVSPVLALSEAIKAQAKLSNGYSYHGSTIMLTGENDDNVILRPLDKKSSTDSSYTFGKLMGRQRKPREISTNVDPRENLLESIRCFGGRDNLRKIRA